A window of the Gossypium hirsutum isolate 1008001.06 chromosome A05, Gossypium_hirsutum_v2.1, whole genome shotgun sequence genome harbors these coding sequences:
- the LOC107959372 gene encoding protein SUPPRESSOR OF K(+) TRANSPORT GROWTH DEFECT 1 (The RefSeq protein has 4 substitutions, 1 frameshift compared to this genomic sequence), producing MYSNFKEQAIEYVKQAVQEDNAGNYSKAFPLYMNALEYFKTHLKYEKNPKIREAITQKFTEYLRRAEEIRAVLDEGGPGPASNGDAAVATRPKSKPKNGGGGGEGGDGEDPEQAKLRAGLDSAIIREKPNVKWNDVAGLESAKQALQEAVILPVKFPQFFTGKRRPWRAFLLYGPPGTGKSYLAKAVATEADSTFFSVSSSDLVSKWMGESEKLVSNLFQMARDSAPSIIFIDEIDSLCGQRGEGNESEASRRIKTELLVQMQGVGHSDQKVLVLAATNTPYALDQAIRRRFDKRIYIPLPDLKARQHMFKVHLGDTPHNLTESDFESLARRTEGFSGSDISVCVKDVLFEPVRKTQDAMFFYKTPNDMWMPCGPKQAGVVQITMQELAAKGLAAQVLPPPISRSDFDKVLARQRPTVSKADLEVHERFTNEFGEEG from the exons ATGTATAGCAATTTCAAAGAACAAGCGATAGAGTACGTGATGCAAGCGGTACAAGAAGATAATGCAGGGAATTACAGCAAAGCGTTCCCTTTATACATGAACGCGCTCGAGTATTTCAAGACCCATTTGAAATACGAGAAGAACCCCAAAATCAGGGAAGCAATTACCCAGAAATTCACCGAGTATTTACGACGTGCCGAGGAGATCCGTGCAGTTCTCGATGAAGGTGGGCCAGGGCCGGCTTCTAACGGGGATGCTGCTGTTGCCACGCGCCCCAAAAATAAGCCCAAGAATGGTGGCGGCGGAGGAGAAGGCCGTGACGGGGAGGATCCGGAACAGGCCAAGTTGAGAGCTGGGCTTAATTCGGCTATTATTAGGGAAAAACCTAATGTTAAGTGGAATGATGTGGCCGGGTTAGAAAGCGCTAAGCAGGCT CAAGAAGCTGTTATTTTGCCTGTCAAGTTTCCTCAGTTTTTTACtg GAAAGAGAAGGCCATGGAGAGCTTTTCTTTTGTATGGACCACCTGGGACCGGGAAGTCATACTTAGCCAAGGCTGTTGCTACTGAAGCAGACTCTACATTTTTTAG TGTTTCTTCATCAGACCTTGTCTCAAAGTGGATGGGTGAAAGTGAAAAACTGGTTTCAAACCTTTTTCAGATGGCTCGTGATAGTGCTCCTTCCATCATATTCATTGATGAAATAGATTCCTTGTGTGGTCAGCGAGGTGAGGGCAACGAGAGTGAAGCATCAAGACGTATCAAAACTGAACTTCTTGTGCAGATGCAG ggtgTTGGACATAGTGATCAGAAAGTCTTAGTGCTTGCAGCAACGAATACTCCCTATGCTCTTGATCAG GCCATCCGCCGCCGTTTTGATAAGCGTATTTACATTCCTCTCCCTGATTTGAAGGCTCGACAACATATGTTCAAA GTGCATTTAGGTGATACTCCTCACAACTTGACTGAAAGTGATTTTGAAAGCTTAGCTCGGCGGACGGAGGGGTTTTCTGGGTCAGATATATCTGTTTGT GTTAAGGATGTTCTTTTTGAACCTGTTCGTAAAACCCAAGATGCAATGTTTTTCTACAAGACGCCTAATGACATGTGGATGCCATGTGGACCCAAGCAAGCAGGTGTTGTCCAAATCACTATGCAGGAATTGGCAGCCAAAGGACTTGCAGCACAG GTTCTTCCGCCTCCTATTTCAAGATCAGATTTTGATAAGGTGCTTGCAAGACAGAGGCCTACAGTGAGCAAAGCTGATCTTGAGGTCCATGAGAGATTTACAAATGAGTTTGGAGAAGAAGGCTGA